The Arvicola amphibius chromosome 4, mArvAmp1.2, whole genome shotgun sequence genome includes the window GTATAAAACGCCTGTCTAGATGGGCAAGATGGCTTCATGAGTTTAAAAGAgcaaacaatcaaacaacaacaaaaccgtCTCACAGCTGGTGCCTGCCCTCTCTCTGAAAGAATGTTTgacattatttattaattttgtgtgtagatAAATTCACCCTTGTGGACAGTATGACTTTGGAGGGCCAAGGACAACTTGCAAGGGTAgactttctccttctaccatgtaagaCCAGGGAGTAAACTCAAATCATTAGGCtatcaagtgcttttaactgctgagccatcttccagttCCTTAGTTTCTTGAGATTGGGCattactgtgtagcctaggctggccttgaactccttatcctcctgcatttgcctcctgtgtgctgggatcgCAGGTGTGTGCTAGCGCACCTGGCTTGTCATATGTGTATTCTGCGTGATTACTTATTGACCTCTCTCCTCTAAGACTGACTGTCAGGTCCAAGGGGACAGAGCCATCTGGCTCTCGTCACTGATTCTCAGTTCCTGGCTCAAGTCACAGTGGTGTGGGAGACAAGCAAGCAGCCTTTGAACTAGATATCTGGGAAGAAAACACTTCAGAAAGTGAAGTAAGCAGGAAACAGGACTCAGGTGGGTGACTCAGGCCGAGAGTGGAGAGGTGATCAGAGAAGTGGGCAGGGAGTTGAGCGGCTcagcatggaggcaggaacagagatCCCCacactcagtgggtaagggcaggTGTGGGTTCTAGAAACAGGGTGGATTGTAAATCCCGATAACCCTATAGGGTCAGACAGAGGCGTGAACACCCACAGTTAACCACTGTCTGGCTGCTTCCACCTCCATGTAGCTCTGCAAAGCAAACACCTGCAGACTTCTGTCATACACAAGTGTGTCGTGAGTGGGGCTTGTTGGTGACCTCACAGAAAAGGAGCGGGTTGCCATCCCCGCATAGGCAGCTGCAGGAGCAAGCACAAGAAGGACCGGCAAGCACAGGACAGAGTGCCCCATGCCGGGCAGAGCTGAAGCGCTCACTTGCAGGTGTGTGCTCATTTGAGCCTCACAGCACCGCCATGGGAATGGCGCTATCAGTGTCTTCGGTGGAGTTCTCAGACCCGCTGAACTAAGGGACCCATCTGAGGGCACACTCtggttgggaggcagagcaggattTGGATCCAGAGCCTTGCAAAGGGACTGTGGTCTTGGAATCCAGGGACatgtgaagccctgagttccatccccaccaCAGGAAAACATGAAGTAGCCAGGTGATTTTAGGCTATGGTACAGCTCGGGGCTAGGGGATACTACTGAACATGCATGAGGCCCAtcctcagcagaaaaaaataattaaaaaataaactgggcatggtgacacactcctGTGCCCTTCATTATGTAGGCAGATGCAGGGGGATTAGGAGTTTGGGGCTAACCTAggctacagagggagaccctgactccaaacaacaaaaaggaagaggggggagaaggaagggagggaggtaggaaggaaggtagaggggaagggagggagggagggaggaccacTGAGCATCCAGATAATGCTGTCTGCCCACATCTCTTTATTTTCAGCACCTCCTCCATGGCGGGATCAGACCAGGCCCTGCAGAGGACCCCCAGGGGCTCTGGTACTAGAGCACAgtcccatgcacacacacgctgTGCCAGGGAGGTTTGGGAGGCAGGATGGGGCTGGCAGGTATGTATTATGACCCTGAGCTGTATTCTCCTTGCTGGCACAACCCCATCCCATCCTTACATTCACAGCCAGGCTGCGGAAGTCCTGGCCTGACTCTTGCACCACATATCCAAGGCTGAAGACTGGGCACAGTGGATGCAGGGTCTTGTGGTAGAGGCATTTCTTCATGTAGGTGTTATTCACCTCCTCTACCAGGTTGCGCCTGTGTGGAAGGCATGGGTAGCAGCCATGTGCCAGCTGGGAGGGTGCTCACTCCACTCAGCTCTTAGGACCCTCAAGAATTCTAGAATATCCCCCCCCTCCCAAACCGTCAGCCTCCAGGAGGTCTGCCAAGGCTGCTGCCTCCGGAGTGCAAGCAGCTGGAATGGAGGGAGACTGTACTgagagcagctgcagctgcttcAAGCCACCTGcacctctgccttcctttcccacGAACCTGTTGACCTTGAAGCGTGGAAAGCTGATGCTGTTCTTGATGAAGAGGGTGAAGTTCTCAGCCTCACGGAGAAGAGCAGGTCTGGGGGAACAGCACTCACTCAGTGCCCCTCCCCAAGAGTGTTTGCATGGCTGAAAGGGCTTAGCAAATAGCAGGGAACACAGGGGCTTCCCTGTAGCATGCATTGATGTGTGGTGGGGTTAGGGTGGCCACACTCCAGATGGGGCATGGGCTTACAGGCCCCTAGATCAGGGAGACTCTTTGGCCTGGATAGGGTGAGGGATGGGATCAGAAATATAAAGATCCCATTCTTACCAGATCCAGATGTCTGTGGGTCAGGACCCTATCTCTAGCTCCCTGGAAGGACAGGACATCAGTTACCTTGGGATCCTGTCATCCACCTCCACAGGACACCAGCCAAAGATCTCACAGGTCTTCACCGTGCTATTGAAGGGCACGCATTTGCCTGTGCGAATACCTGTAGCAAGAGAGCAGCCTCTGAGGTCCCACTGCATGGTGGACTTCTGCAGCAACCTCTGGGGTCCCACCTCATGGTGGACTTCTGCAGCATGGGAGCCAAGAGCCAGGATGAGAGCAGGATAGACTCTCTCGGTGGGGAACAGTTTGGAGAGATGTGGAGCACAGAGAGGAAGACACAGGCAACGTGGTTGTGGAGGTGACAGGAAGGGGCTGGTCTTACCTTGggccttcctttctgcttttcccGGAGTGCACCCATTGTCCTCCCGGCATATGCCACCTTCTGGGTTCTGGGGGATGGGAGAAGTGCTGGCCCCAGACCCTGTGATGTGGTCCTAGGGAGGACCctgtcctgcccccacccccagggccaCAGTGTAGACATGGAGCAAAATCTCAGATTCTGTGACAGACCCCTGCTCCCAGCCTCCTTCTCCCACACTTATCCTAGGTTTCTGTCCAGTTGCTGAGTGCTGGTGTCTGCTGGCAGGGGGCTGGAGGTTGGGACGGAAAGGCACAATGCCCAGCAATGGCACTAACAGTGGCTGACGGTTATTTTGTGTGACTCTCTGCCCAACATTACATCATAACCTCATCAGAAAGCTCGTCCCACATCACCACCAAGGCCCAAGGGATTCCCTTATGTTATCTTCCCTGTGGGTCCAGGAGAGGGGCTGAGTCCTCACCTCTGCACAATAGCCTTGAGCCTGCTGAGGGGTCATGATGAAATTGGTCATAACTACAAAGGAGCTGTCACCCTGGAAGTGAAGGGCAGGGAGATGACAGGCAGAGTTGGTAGAACAGCCCCAAGCACCTAAACACTGCCCCAACAGGGCTCTGGAGCCCATCTGACGCCCAGCAGACACCATACCCCATGGCATCACTGTGAAGGGAAAGAACTAGTCTCACAGTAAGAGAGACTGAGGCCCGGagagcaggaagctggcctgGCCCTTCAGGAAGCCTTGAGTCACGGCTTGTAGGTGGGAGGATGGTGCAGGCCTGAGCCAACTCACCTGGGCTGGGAAGACATAGTCAGCCACATCCCAGACCTGGGGTCCCAGGCCCTGGAGCTGGGTCACAGCCAGGCCCTTGAGCTTCACAGATACACTGCTGATGAGGCCACCTGAAGTCTGGTATCCCTTTTCATAGACAAACACCCACCTGTCGGGTCCGGGGAAGACGGGAGTTAGGATTCTGTACAGTGTTGGGCTGGACATCCAAGGATACAAGTGATTGTGAGAGCCTCTGTCCTTTCTGGCATCATCTGGACCACCTCTTGTTCTCCTCAGATGTTTCTGAGCTTTGGCTCCCAAGTAGTTTCCGGGAGGCAGGCCAGCCTTGCCCGTCGCCCCCTGCTGGCCTGTGTCTAAATCCCACCACTACAACTCTTGCCATGGTGGTCAATCCGTGCAGCTACTGACTGACTGtccctcctaatcctcctgctccCCAGAGCTGTATGTCAGGGCCAACCAGCCAGTTCTTGACCCAGTGCTCCTTCCCAACACCCATTTCTTCCTACACAACTTCCAGCAAAGTGTGAAGACTGCCCAGGAGTCTGGCTTTCTCTCCCAGCCAGCCCTGCTCCTCAGTGCTGTGAGGTTTGGAGTGGGTCCTTCCTCTTCCTTATCTATAAAACAGGAACAACATTAGTACTCGTTTATGTTAAGCGAGTTTGTGCAGAGACGTTGCTTAGGCTGTGGGCTGGCACCTAGCAAAAGCTGTGTTGAATTCGTCTGTCATTACTGGGTAGAAAGTGGGAAGGAGAACAGTGGGgatgagagagaagccaggataTGGGGCTAAAGGCCATAACCTTCCCTTCTGcagcctccagccccttccctcaGGCTGCTGTGTACGTGACTCAGGTTTAATCCAGGAAGTTCAGTGGGACTCACTTCACTACCTGGGATGGGCATATGACCAAGGCATATCAATCAATGTCCTGCCTCTCTAGCACAAGTAATGAGTCTAATTGCCATTAGAAGAGTGTCAATAGCAAAGCCAGATCCTTTTTTCCCTCCTGGGATTTACTAGGAAAGAAACTTCCACTGTGCTGGGTGGCTAAGCAAGGAGGCTGTGAGGTCAACACTGCTGTTAGCCATTTTTGCCATCTCTAAGGACCAGCCTGAGGATGGAGCCAGGAGATGGAGAGGACCAGATTCCTAACCATGTTGCTGCAGCTCCTTGGGAGAGGAAAAAACTTCTGGGCTTTACTAGAACATGAGCCAATGAAGTCACTTCCATTGTGAGAACGAGCTTAGGTTTCATGTCTGTTGCTTACGCTGGCAGTTTTGTGTCTCACATCTCAGAAGAAATGGTTGGAGTAGATTCAAGGTGTGTTGCCCACCGGCACATGAACGGTAGCCCTCCCGAGGGAGAAGACCGTAGGTGAATATGCTCTGCTCCCTCCGTCCTCTGCCTTACCTAGACAATGatcaccaagccatctcctctGGGGACAAGGTTCTCCAGGCCTTAGTCCCAGGGTCACTGTCACTTCCCTGTCCTGGGTCATAGGGAAGGAGCCCTGTGGCAACTGAAGCCTCTCCCCTCCAAAAGCCTGCTTTGGAACCCGGCCCTCTTCCAAGCCAAAGTGTGGTCACTGCTGCCCCCTGCAGCCCACAAACAGCAACAGGCGGCGCACAACAAAGGTCCAAGTTCTGAGGCTGCCCGCTGGTAACCCCTCAGGGAGAGGGGTTCCCCATCCCCATGGTCCCTTTCTGCAGTCAGGCCTCTGTCTTGTACCCCAGCTTAAAGGGGCTGCTATAGAAGAGGGGCTTGTTGCTATGGAGGAGGGATTTGTTGCTATGGAGGAGGGGCTTGTTGCACACTCTGagccctccccctccaccccccccccaagctacCGGTTTCCTCTTCACACCTCTGTCCTCAGAACCTCAATTTCTCTTTGCCCAATAGCAATAGGTCACACAATAGGTAGAGAAACTGAAGTCCCTACACACTCCTTTCCCAAAGGTCAGAAGTCAAACAGGGGTGATCCAGGGCTGGAGGCCTCCCTGCAGACCCAGAGTTGTGCAGTGCTGGGTGTGTCTCCCCAGAgttcctctcctgcctcagctgtggGTTGGGATCAATACAATTTCTGGGCTTTGTCTACCCTTGGGGCTTCTGGTCTTGGCAGGTCAAAAGGAAATGTCAAATCTGGTATTTGTGACCTCTGCCCTGGTAATAATAGCTTTGGCATGCCAGCAGCAGGCCTGTCATTCCAAAGCCATGTCTTttctaaaaaagattttatttttaactgtgtactTATGTGTTATGGGGTGGTGGAGTTGAACACTTGACTATAGATAGCCATGCAGACCAAGAGAAGACATTGAATCTTGTGGAACCAGAATTGTAGGCGAGTATGAGCTGCCTGCCTGACCTCGGTGCTGCGAACTGGACTTAGTTCACTACAAGAGTGGTACACACTTTCAACTACTGAGCATCTCCCCCAAAGCCATGTCTTGTCCTGGTCTTACGGTTTCTACTCTGGGAAGGCCATCAAAGAGGTCTGAGGTCAAAGACACCAGCATCTTCTGAGGCCCCTCCTCTTCCAGGGATGACCCTTACCAGTCTCTTCACCTCCTCTGGGACTCCCTTCTCCAGTGGTCCCTGGGAAAGGGACATACAGTGAAGTGGCCATGTTTAAGTACTAGACTTGCCTTTCGCCACATGTATGACTTCAGACTAGAGACTGAACTCTGAGCCCCAACTTCCTCAGTTAAACAGAGGATGCTCCCACTCAACAAATCCTTAACAAGGTTGTGTACTcaagacacataaaaatgaaaatctctcATCAAATCCTCCCTGTTCCTCTGGGAGGGCAGAGCTCTGGGTGAGCTGTCACAGGTACACTTGTCCCAAGATCCACCTCCAATCGGTGGTCTGCCTCTACAACCCAGTCCTATACATTTAGCCACTCAATAAACGCGTGTGCATCAAGCCCACCTTTGGAGTTGGTCATTGTTCCCAACACTAAAACTACAGAAGTGAGCAAACCCCAGGAGCCTGCCTTCAAGAAGTCTGAACAGACTGTTGGCATCTCTGGTTGCTTGGTGTGCTGGCTGATGTTGTCACCTTGATTGCAtctggagtcacctgggagactCACCTCAGGACATGCCCACAGAGAATTAACCAAGAGGGGAAGTTAACTCAGAACGAGAAGTGCCTTTCAACAGGCCAGAGAtaaagaggtcagaggaaaagctGTGTGGTCTGCCTGCGTTCACTTCCTCCTGGAGTCTGTGTCTCCTGCTGCAGCTGTGGCCATCCTGATGAAGCCTTTATCAGCGTAGAGGGACTAGTGACCCTCCAGGAATCTCCCAGTACCACAGTACCACATTGGAACCCTGAGGTATTTAGTTTCATGGACTGGTCAGCTATCAGACTCACATTCTCTTCAGCATGCAGATAGCCATTATTACACTCCCTGACCTGTATCTATTGTGTAGTGACGactgctcctccttcccctcctcctccccctcctcctcctcttccccctgtccctgtcctcctcttccccatcctccttctcttccccatcctccttctcttccccctcctcctcctcttcttctccttctcctactccttctccttctccttcttcttcttcttgtcattttttgagacaggctttctctatgcAATGgtcctggatgccctggaactcactttgtagaccaggctggcctcgaactcagagatttgcctgcttctgcctcccaagtcctgggattaaagacttgcaccaccactgccctgcttagGGACTCCCCTTCTATGCTACACATACTTTCTGTCAGTGCTGTTCCTGTAGAGGACCCTTCCTAGTACAAATCTGGGTACTGAGGAATGGGGCCATTGCTTTGATAAGCCTGATCATGTAAACCTTGGGTCTTTGTGGGAAGTTTAGAGCTGTGGGCTAGAGAAACCCTTGAATGTTGTAACCAGAGCTTAATAGGTCATTCTGATGGGAATTTAGGAGacaagaaagctaagaaaaatgCAGACAGTAGGGGGGCCCAGATCAGGAGGTCTCACTGGAACAAAAGCTCTTTCAGGAACTGGGCCATCTGAGTCATTCATGTTCTATACTGGCATAGAATCCGGCCTCATTCTGCCTCTGTCCTGAGAACTTGAATGAGGCTAAATTCAAAAGTAATAAAGTGAATTGTTTGGAGAGGAAGTTGGGTTTGATGTTTGGGCGGTTCAAGACAAGCTTCTGTACATCTCAgcttggcctcaaattcactatgttgCCTAGAACAACCTTGAgcttctgcctccacctgctAAGTTCTAGGACGCACCtccttgtgtatgtgtctggggACCCAACGCAGGGCGTTGTGCATGCAaatgaactacatccccagccctggcaGTGGACAGTTCAAGGGAGGTTTTACCCAGCAGGGGAcatccaccctgaatgtgggcagcaccgtGCAGCAAACTGAATgtaaaagagaaagcaagtggAATCCCGTATTTtatgcttcctgactgtggggcCAGGGAGACAGGTTACCCCATACTCCTGCTGCCACTGCCAGAGCTGCTCTCATTACCATCATGATAGACGTGTCCTCAAACCACGAGCCAAAATAATCTCTTCTATCTTTATCTGCTTTTGTCACAGCTACAAGAGAGGTGACCAATATATTTGGGGACCCACATCTGCCTTCCACACCAGACATCTTGAAGGTATCTCCGATTCTATAAGACTGTAGTTCCGCAAAACTTTGAACTTGGGATTTCCCTGATCCCACTACTAGATATAAGccttggagaaaaaaatgtgtccaCCAAAGTACTGGTACACAAACACTCAGGGGAGCAATGCTTCTAGGAGCCAAAAAGTAGAAACAGCCTAAAATGTCCAACCACAGATACTCTAATAAAACGTGATGAATCAACACATGGATTATTATTTAGTCATAAAAGCATTGGGTTACACATTACAACAAACATGGCAAGTAAAAGAAGCCAGATACATGCTGAgaggtggtggtgctcacctttaatcgcagcacttaggaggcagaggcaggtggatctctgtgagttcaagacaagcctggtctatgagagctagttccaggacagcgaggactgttacacagagaaaccttttcctgaaaaaccataaaaaggaaaaaaaagccagataCAAAAAAGGCTCATGGTGTATGGTTCTATTTATAGGAAATATCCAGAACAGGCAAGGCAAGTtgtgaggaggagaaagagggctgATTGCTAAGGGATACAATGTTTCTTTTTAGAGTGATGAAAATGTAATTAGAAGTGATAATTATGCAACCTTGTGAATAATAATGACCACAAACttgtgaggttttgtttgttttgagacagtatcatCTTGTACtccagactggcttggaactcaccatgtagcccaggttaacctGGAATTCATGAGATGATTGCCCCAgactactgagtgctgggattataggtaaaTAATCCACCTACCATGCCTGATCCAgtcagaattgtgtgtgtgtgtgtgtgtgtgtgtgtgtgtgtgtgtgtagctcaatggtagagagTGTTCTTAGCATGCTCAAGGCCTTGGATCTAATCTCTAGcatcaaataaatgaaagacaaGTTAATTCAAAGAGTAGATATTAAGGTATTTGAAGTCAGCCTCATGTAAGTTCCAGTCACCAGtgaaaaaattaaactgaagccaggcatggtagtatacacttttaatccaagcacttgggaggcagatgcaggtggatgtctgtgagtttgaggccagcttggtctacataatgagttccagaagagccagggatatgtagagagaccttgtctcagaaaacaaacaaataaaaatttcaacttgaccaattcttaaaaaaaaaaaaaaactgggtctCCTGTCTCTCTCCGTAGCTAGATTGGCCCACTTGAAATCACACAACAGAGTTCGTTCCCTGTGTCCCCTTTGCTTTCCAGTAAGAGGTTTAGAACAGTCTGTCTCATAGATCGACCCCTCCACTTGGAGCATTTAATCTGTGACTGACTTCACCTTCATCTGGGTCATCAGAGGCTCTGCCTTCTGGAATTTCTTACTTCCCCCTTGCCTCAGAATTACAGGAAGAACATGGCCAATAGAGCCCACAGCCTAAGCTTCCCTTCTCTAAGCCCATTCCAGGTCTTGGCATctcagcctgtctgtctgtctgtctgtctgtctgtctgtctgtctgactgactgACTTCCTAAGTCTCAAGGCTGCTTTCATCATCTGTCCCTCTCCAACTCCATGCTGCCCATTTCCAACATGGACTTCACTATCTGGTGCCCAGAGACTGAATCTCTTGGTCGCCCCTCCCTGCCCACCCCCAGCCTCCCACCGGACCAGACAATCAGACAAACATCTAGGAAAGAGGAGGTTCCTTAGAGCAAAGCCCTTCCCTTCACAAAGAAGAGCATGGTCCTCTCCAGCTGTTGTCCTATGTTAACAATTGGGAAACTGGGAGTCTTATCTGTCGGGGTCAGTGTAGCATCAGGAAGGAGCCAGATGAGGGCGACAGAGACAGACGAGCCACAGCCAGCGCTAGTAAGCGCTCCAGTGGGCAGGGAAGCCTGGGTTTGGGGACCTGAAGACCTTGCCTTGGGCTCTGCAGTATGAATCCGGCATTTTAGTGAGACTAGTTACAACCATCATCTCTGTTACCCTCACCTCTCACACCAACAAGGGATACATCCACTTGAAAATGGTGGATCA containing:
- the P2rx1 gene encoding P2X purinoceptor 1 — encoded protein: MARRLQDELSAFFFEYDTPRMVLVRNKKVGVIFRLIQLVVLVYVIGWVFVYEKGYQTSGGLISSVSVKLKGLAVTQLQGLGPQVWDVADYVFPAQGDSSFVVMTNFIMTPQQAQGYCAENPEGGICREDNGCTPGKAERKAQGIRTGKCVPFNSTVKTCEIFGWCPVEVDDRIPRPALLREAENFTLFIKNSISFPRFKVNRRNLVEEVNNTYMKKCLYHKTLHPLCPVFSLGYVVQESGQDFRSLAVNGGVVGITIDWECDLDWHVRHCKPIYQFHGLYGEKNLSPGFNFRFARHFVQNGTNRRHLFKVFGIRFDILVNGKAGKFDIIPTMTTIGSGIGIFGVATVLCDLLLLHILPKRHYYKQKKFKYAEDMGPGEGERDPAATSSTLGLQENMRTS